In one window of Carassius carassius chromosome 38, fCarCar2.1, whole genome shotgun sequence DNA:
- the LOC132119306 gene encoding growth arrest and DNA damage-inducible protein GADD45 beta-like, producing MTLEEVVGCNITDKKMDSVSQALEELLVAAQRQDCLTVGVYESAKLMNVDPDCVVLCVLATDEEDQDDIALQIHFTLLQAFCCDNDINILRVSGLRRLAQVLGEPPTVDNSEPRDFHCIIVTNPQCQPLKCQALKDVGNYCEESRCKNQWIPCLSLQER from the exons ATGACCCTGGAAGAAGTCGTTGGATGCAATATTACTGATAAAAA AATGGACTCCGTGAGCCAAGCATTGGAAGAGCTGCTGGTAGCAGCACAGAGACAGGACTGTCTCACTGTCGGCGTTTATGAGTCTGCGAAACTGATGAATGT AGACCCAGATTGTGTCGTACTGTGCGTTCTGGCCACCGATGAAGAGGACCAGGACGATATTGCGCTGCAGATTCACTTCACGCTCCTTCAGGCGTTCTGCTGCGACAACGACATCAACATCCTGCGGGTGTCTGGGCTGAGACGCCTCGCGCAGGTGCTCGGGGAGCCACCCACCGTGGACAACAGCGAGCCGAGGGACTTCCACTGCATCATAGTCACT aacccTCAATGCCAGCCGCTCAAATGCCAGGCACTGAAGGACGTGGGCAACTACTGTGAAGAGAGCCGTTGCAAAAACCAATGGATTCCCTGTCTGTCCCTGCAAGAACGCTGA